The Limisphaera ngatamarikiensis nucleotide sequence CGCATCAAAAGAAAACTGCTAACGAAGAGTTGGCTCTCGCGGCCTGATGCGCCGCGACGTTCGCCGGCTGACGCCTGCTGGGCCGGACGAACGCGATAGCAGGCTGGGGCCGGACCCGGGGACGGCGCGGGTCTGCCCGAGAAAACCTCATGCCGTCAGGGCGGTCGGGTTCGCGTCCGCAGGTGATCCGATCGCCGTCAACCGCTGCGGACTAAGCATGTAGGCGCCGCTGGCTACCGTGTCAGGGACGGGGGTTCGACTCCCCCCGCCTCCACCATCTTTTTTTCTTCATGCCCGGGCCGTGGGGTGCGCCTTTGGCCCGGGGCTGCGGGCTTGGAAACCTGTACCGGCTGTATTGCTGGTTCCCGGGGATGGCCGGTGGCCGGGGCGGCTCGGAGCCCGCGTTGGCTGGGTGGCCGGGGTTTCAAACAGGGCGGGGACTCGCGCAGCGGTGAGGTGTGCGGATCTGTTGTCCGGCGTTGGTTTATCGGGCTTTGATGCGGGTCCAGGCCTCGTCGAACCATCGCATCGCAGGGCCGACGTCCCTGAGGTATTCGAGGCGCGAGAAGCTTTCCTCGGGAGGGTAGATGGCGGGATGATTCAGGTCGGCCGGGTCGAGCAGTGCGCGGGCGTCCTTGTTGCACGTGGCGAAGCGGGTGTAGCGGGCGATGCGGGCGGCGTTTGTGGGTTCCAGGATGAAGTTGATGAACTGTTCGGCCAGGTCCCGGTGCGGTGCCCGGGCGGGGATTGCGAGGTTGTCCACCCAGAGGATGCTGCCCTCCCTGGGGAGCAGGTAGACCAGGTTGGTGTCCGACCGCAGGGCGCGGGCGGCTTCGCCGTTGTAGACAATGGCTGCACGGGCCACACCGGACAGGACCTTGTTCATGCCGCCGACGCTACCGTCGAAGCCGAGGGCGCGTTTTCGGGCGCCGACCAGCAGGTCCATGGCCTGCCGGAGCCGGGCCAGGTTGGTGGTGTTGACGCTGTGGCCGAGATAGCGGAAGGCCGCGGCGAAGAGGTCCCGGGGTGAATCGATCAGGACGAACGGTCCCGGCTGTTGTTCGGGGTCGAAGAACAGTCCCCAACTGGCGGCGTGGGTTCGGCCCGGAGTGGGTCGAAGCAGGATCCCCATCGTGCCCCACTGGTAGGGGACGGTGTAGCGGTGGTCGGGGTCATAGTCCGGGCGTTGGAATCTGGGGTCGAGATGCGCAAGCCCGGTCAGGTTTTCTTTCCGCAACGGTGCCAGCAAACCCCTTCGGATCAGCACCGGGACCATGTTGTCGCTGGGCACGACGACGTCGTACAGTGCATCGCCCCCGTTGGCCAGGCGGGCCAGCATGCTCTCGCTGTCTTCGTACAGGTCAATCACCACGCGACATGTATGGAGCCGTTCGAAGTCGGCCACCACGGCCGGGTCGATGTACTCGGACCAGATGAACAGGTGCAGTTTCGATTCCGCGGCGGTGGCGCGGGGTGCGTCACAGGGCGCAAGCCCCAGGAGCAGGAGCATTGGGAGACGCACCGCGGCCCGGCACAACTGCTGCA carries:
- a CDS encoding polyamine ABC transporter substrate-binding protein gives rise to the protein MDTRLNLQQLCRAAVRLPMLLLLGLAPCDAPRATAAESKLHLFIWSEYIDPAVVADFERLHTCRVVIDLYEDSESMLARLANGGDALYDVVVPSDNMVPVLIRRGLLAPLRKENLTGLAHLDPRFQRPDYDPDHRYTVPYQWGTMGILLRPTPGRTHAASWGLFFDPEQQPGPFVLIDSPRDLFAAAFRYLGHSVNTTNLARLRQAMDLLVGARKRALGFDGSVGGMNKVLSGVARAAIVYNGEAARALRSDTNLVYLLPREGSILWVDNLAIPARAPHRDLAEQFINFILEPTNAARIARYTRFATCNKDARALLDPADLNHPAIYPPEESFSRLEYLRDVGPAMRWFDEAWTRIKAR